In Myxocyprinus asiaticus isolate MX2 ecotype Aquarium Trade chromosome 16, UBuf_Myxa_2, whole genome shotgun sequence, a single window of DNA contains:
- the LOC127454299 gene encoding protein argonaute-1 isoform X1, whose amino-acid sequence MEPGPSSADVPVGPYPPPLQQVFQAPRRPGMGTVGKPIKLLANYFEVEIPKMDVYHYEVDIKPEKCPRRVNREVVEYMVQHFKPQLFGDRKPVYDGKKNIYTVLALPIGSEKVDFEVTIPGEGKDRIFKVSIRWLAKVSWRLLQETLVSGRLQVPLDSVQALDVAMRHLASMRYTPVGRSFFSPPEGYYHPLGGGREVWFGFHQSVRPAMWKMMLNIDVSATAFYKAQPVIEFMCEVLDIRNIDEQPKTLTDSQRVRFTKEIKGLKVEVTHCGQMKRKYRVCNVTRRPASHQTFPLQLESGQTVECTVAQYFKQKYNLQLKYPHLPCLQVGQEQKHTYLPLEVCNIVAGQRCIKKLTDNQTSTMIKATARSAPDRQEEISRLMKNANFNLDPYIQEFGIKVKDDMAEVTGRVLPAPILQYGGRNRAIATPNQGVWDMRGKQFYNGIEIKVWAIACFAPQKQCREEVLKNFTDQLRKISKDAGMPIQGQPCFCKYAQGADSVEPMFRHLKNTYSGLQLIIVILPGKTPVYAEVKRVGDTLLGMATQCVQVKNVVKTSPQTLSNLCLKINVKLGGINNILVPHQRSAVFQQPVIFLGADVTHPPAGDGKKPSITAVVGSMDAHPSRYCATVRVQRPRQEIIEDLSYMVRELLIQFYKSTRFKPTRIIFYRDGVPEGQLPQILHYELLAIRDACIKLEKDYQPGITYIVVQKRHHTRLFCADKSERIGKSGNIPAGTTVDTSITHPFEFDFYLCSHAGIQGTSRPSHYYVLWDDNRFTADELQILTYQLCHTYVRCTRSVSIPAPAYYARLVAFRARYHLVDKEHDSGEGSHVSGQSNGRDPQALAKAVQIHHDTLRTMYFA is encoded by the exons ATGGAGCCGGGACCATCAAGCGCTGATG TGCCCGTGGGGCCATACCCCCCACCCCTGCAGCAGGTGTTCCAGGCACCCCGCAGGCCTGGCATGGGCACTGTTGGCAAACCCATCAAGTTGCTTGCCAATTACTTTGAGGTGGAGATCCCAAAAATGGACGTTTACCACTATGAAGTGGACATCAAACCTGAAAAGTGTCCTCGCCGGGTCAACAG AGAGGTTGTGGAGTACATGGTCCAACATTTCAAACCACAGCTCTTTGGTGACCGAAAGCCAGTTTATGACGGAAAGAAGAATATCTACACTGTTTTAGCTTTACCTATAGGCAGCGAAAAG GTGGACTTTGAAGTGACCATCCCTGGTGAAGGGAAAGATCGCATCTTTAAAGTGTCTATTCGTTGGCTGGCCAAGGTGTCGTGGAGGCTGCTGCAGGAGACGCTGGTCAGTGGACGTCTGCAGGTCCCTCTGGACTCTGTTCAAGCCCTCGATGTGGCCATGAGACACCTGGCCTCCATGAG ATACACTCCAGTCGGACGCTCCTTCTTTTCTCCTCCTGAAGGCTACTATCATCCTCTGGGTGGAGGCAGAGAGGTGTGGTTCGGCTTTCACCAGTCTGTCCGGCCGGCCATGTGGAAGATGATGCTCAACATTGATG TATCTGCAACGGCCTTTTACAAAGCCCAGCCTGTCATCGAGTTCATGTGTGAAGTTCTGGACATCCGCAACATTGACGAGCAGCCGAAGACACTCACTGACTCGCAAAGAGTCAGATTCACCAAGGAGATCAAAG GCCTGAAGGTGGAAGTTACGCACTGTGGTCAAATGAAAAGGAAGTACCGCGTCTGCAACGTTACGCGTCGCCCTGCTAGCCACCAAAC GTTTCCTCTCCAGCTTGAGAGCGGGCAGACAGTAGAATGTACAGTGGCTCAATACTTTAAACAGAAGTACAACCTGCAGCTCAAATACCCCCACCTGCCCTGCCTACAGGTGGGACAGGAGCAGAAGCACACCTACTTGCCCCTAGAG GTGTGTAATATTGTAGCAGGACAGCGGTgcatcaagaaactgacagataATCAAACATCCACCATGATCAAAGCTACGGCGCGCTCGGCACCAGACAGACAGGAGGAGATCAGCAGACTG atgaagaatgcaaattttaaTCTTGACCCGTACATTCAAGAGTTTGGTATCAAGGTGAAGGACGACATGGCAGAGGTGACGGGGAGAGTTCTGCCTGCACCGATCCTGCAGTACGGTGGTCGG AATCGTGCCATTGCGACTCCCAACCAGGGTGTGTGGGACATGAGAGGAAAACAGTTTTATAACGGGATTGAGATCAAAGTTTGGGCCATCGCCTGCTTCGCCCCGCAGAAACAGTGTCGAGAAGAGGTGCTCAA AAACTTCACCGACCAGCTGCGCAAGATCTCAAAGGACGCAGGGATGCCCATCCAGGGCCAGCCATGTTTCTGTAAGTATGCACAGGGAGCAGACAGCGTGGAGCCCATGTTCAGACATTTGAAGAACACTTACTCTGGCCTTCAGCTCATCATCGTTATTCTTCCTGGAAAAACACCCGTCTATG CTGAAGTGAAGCGTGTTGGAGACACTCTTCTTGGAATGGCCACTCAGTGTGTGCAGGTGAAAAACGTGGTGAAAACGTCCCCTCAGACGCTCTCTAACCTCTGCCTCAAAATCAACGTCAAACTGGGCGGCATCAATAACATCCTGGTGCCACATCAACG GTCTGCAGTTTTCCAGCAGCCAGTGATCTTCCTGGGAGCTGATGTTACTCACCCTCCGGCTGGTGATGGAAAGAAACCCTCCATTACTGCT GTGGTGGGCAGTATGGACGCTCATCCCAGCAGGTACTGTGCTACAGTACGAGTCCAGCGGCCCAGACAAGAGATTATTGAAGATCTCTCATACATGGTTCGAGAACTGCTCATCCAGTTCTACAAGTCAACTCGCTTCAAACCCACACGAATCATCTTCTACCGGGATGGGGTACCAGAAGGACAGTTACCTCAA ATCCTGCACTATGAGCTGTTGGCCATCAGGGACGCTTGCATCAAACTGGAGAAAGACTACCAGCCAGGCATCACTTACATAGTAGTGCAAAAACGCCACCACACACGTCTCTTCTGTGCCGACAAGTCTGAAAGA ATTGGGAAGAGTGGGAACATTCCAGCAGGAACGACGGTTGACACCAGCATCACGCATCCATTCGAGTTTGATTTCTACTTGTGTAGTCATGCAGGCATTCAG GGCACCAGCCGACCCTCTCACTACTATGTCCTGTGGGACGACAATCGCTTTACGGCTGACGAGCTGCAGATTTTAACCTACCAGCTGTGCCACACATACGTGCGCTGTACCCGCTCCGTATCCATTCCAGCACCAGCCTACTATGCCAGGCTCGTTGCCTTCCGAGCACGCTACCATCTAGTGGATAAAGAACatgacag
- the LOC127454299 gene encoding protein argonaute-1 isoform X2, with protein MGTVGKPIKLLANYFEVEIPKMDVYHYEVDIKPEKCPRRVNREVVEYMVQHFKPQLFGDRKPVYDGKKNIYTVLALPIGSEKVDFEVTIPGEGKDRIFKVSIRWLAKVSWRLLQETLVSGRLQVPLDSVQALDVAMRHLASMRYTPVGRSFFSPPEGYYHPLGGGREVWFGFHQSVRPAMWKMMLNIDVSATAFYKAQPVIEFMCEVLDIRNIDEQPKTLTDSQRVRFTKEIKGLKVEVTHCGQMKRKYRVCNVTRRPASHQTFPLQLESGQTVECTVAQYFKQKYNLQLKYPHLPCLQVGQEQKHTYLPLEVCNIVAGQRCIKKLTDNQTSTMIKATARSAPDRQEEISRLMKNANFNLDPYIQEFGIKVKDDMAEVTGRVLPAPILQYGGRNRAIATPNQGVWDMRGKQFYNGIEIKVWAIACFAPQKQCREEVLKNFTDQLRKISKDAGMPIQGQPCFCKYAQGADSVEPMFRHLKNTYSGLQLIIVILPGKTPVYAEVKRVGDTLLGMATQCVQVKNVVKTSPQTLSNLCLKINVKLGGINNILVPHQRSAVFQQPVIFLGADVTHPPAGDGKKPSITAVVGSMDAHPSRYCATVRVQRPRQEIIEDLSYMVRELLIQFYKSTRFKPTRIIFYRDGVPEGQLPQILHYELLAIRDACIKLEKDYQPGITYIVVQKRHHTRLFCADKSERIGKSGNIPAGTTVDTSITHPFEFDFYLCSHAGIQGTSRPSHYYVLWDDNRFTADELQILTYQLCHTYVRCTRSVSIPAPAYYARLVAFRARYHLVDKEHDSGEGSHVSGQSNGRDPQALAKAVQIHHDTLRTMYFA; from the exons ATGGGCACTGTTGGCAAACCCATCAAGTTGCTTGCCAATTACTTTGAGGTGGAGATCCCAAAAATGGACGTTTACCACTATGAAGTGGACATCAAACCTGAAAAGTGTCCTCGCCGGGTCAACAG AGAGGTTGTGGAGTACATGGTCCAACATTTCAAACCACAGCTCTTTGGTGACCGAAAGCCAGTTTATGACGGAAAGAAGAATATCTACACTGTTTTAGCTTTACCTATAGGCAGCGAAAAG GTGGACTTTGAAGTGACCATCCCTGGTGAAGGGAAAGATCGCATCTTTAAAGTGTCTATTCGTTGGCTGGCCAAGGTGTCGTGGAGGCTGCTGCAGGAGACGCTGGTCAGTGGACGTCTGCAGGTCCCTCTGGACTCTGTTCAAGCCCTCGATGTGGCCATGAGACACCTGGCCTCCATGAG ATACACTCCAGTCGGACGCTCCTTCTTTTCTCCTCCTGAAGGCTACTATCATCCTCTGGGTGGAGGCAGAGAGGTGTGGTTCGGCTTTCACCAGTCTGTCCGGCCGGCCATGTGGAAGATGATGCTCAACATTGATG TATCTGCAACGGCCTTTTACAAAGCCCAGCCTGTCATCGAGTTCATGTGTGAAGTTCTGGACATCCGCAACATTGACGAGCAGCCGAAGACACTCACTGACTCGCAAAGAGTCAGATTCACCAAGGAGATCAAAG GCCTGAAGGTGGAAGTTACGCACTGTGGTCAAATGAAAAGGAAGTACCGCGTCTGCAACGTTACGCGTCGCCCTGCTAGCCACCAAAC GTTTCCTCTCCAGCTTGAGAGCGGGCAGACAGTAGAATGTACAGTGGCTCAATACTTTAAACAGAAGTACAACCTGCAGCTCAAATACCCCCACCTGCCCTGCCTACAGGTGGGACAGGAGCAGAAGCACACCTACTTGCCCCTAGAG GTGTGTAATATTGTAGCAGGACAGCGGTgcatcaagaaactgacagataATCAAACATCCACCATGATCAAAGCTACGGCGCGCTCGGCACCAGACAGACAGGAGGAGATCAGCAGACTG atgaagaatgcaaattttaaTCTTGACCCGTACATTCAAGAGTTTGGTATCAAGGTGAAGGACGACATGGCAGAGGTGACGGGGAGAGTTCTGCCTGCACCGATCCTGCAGTACGGTGGTCGG AATCGTGCCATTGCGACTCCCAACCAGGGTGTGTGGGACATGAGAGGAAAACAGTTTTATAACGGGATTGAGATCAAAGTTTGGGCCATCGCCTGCTTCGCCCCGCAGAAACAGTGTCGAGAAGAGGTGCTCAA AAACTTCACCGACCAGCTGCGCAAGATCTCAAAGGACGCAGGGATGCCCATCCAGGGCCAGCCATGTTTCTGTAAGTATGCACAGGGAGCAGACAGCGTGGAGCCCATGTTCAGACATTTGAAGAACACTTACTCTGGCCTTCAGCTCATCATCGTTATTCTTCCTGGAAAAACACCCGTCTATG CTGAAGTGAAGCGTGTTGGAGACACTCTTCTTGGAATGGCCACTCAGTGTGTGCAGGTGAAAAACGTGGTGAAAACGTCCCCTCAGACGCTCTCTAACCTCTGCCTCAAAATCAACGTCAAACTGGGCGGCATCAATAACATCCTGGTGCCACATCAACG GTCTGCAGTTTTCCAGCAGCCAGTGATCTTCCTGGGAGCTGATGTTACTCACCCTCCGGCTGGTGATGGAAAGAAACCCTCCATTACTGCT GTGGTGGGCAGTATGGACGCTCATCCCAGCAGGTACTGTGCTACAGTACGAGTCCAGCGGCCCAGACAAGAGATTATTGAAGATCTCTCATACATGGTTCGAGAACTGCTCATCCAGTTCTACAAGTCAACTCGCTTCAAACCCACACGAATCATCTTCTACCGGGATGGGGTACCAGAAGGACAGTTACCTCAA ATCCTGCACTATGAGCTGTTGGCCATCAGGGACGCTTGCATCAAACTGGAGAAAGACTACCAGCCAGGCATCACTTACATAGTAGTGCAAAAACGCCACCACACACGTCTCTTCTGTGCCGACAAGTCTGAAAGA ATTGGGAAGAGTGGGAACATTCCAGCAGGAACGACGGTTGACACCAGCATCACGCATCCATTCGAGTTTGATTTCTACTTGTGTAGTCATGCAGGCATTCAG GGCACCAGCCGACCCTCTCACTACTATGTCCTGTGGGACGACAATCGCTTTACGGCTGACGAGCTGCAGATTTTAACCTACCAGCTGTGCCACACATACGTGCGCTGTACCCGCTCCGTATCCATTCCAGCACCAGCCTACTATGCCAGGCTCGTTGCCTTCCGAGCACGCTACCATCTAGTGGATAAAGAACatgacag